Proteins encoded in a region of the Mycolicibacterium chitae genome:
- a CDS encoding cytochrome P450 produces the protein MTVQIDKPILDPYDYDFHEDPYPYYKRLRDEAPLYRNEELGFWALSRHQDVVQGFRNSTALSNAFGVSLDPASRGPHASKTMSFLAMDDPDHLRLRTLVSKGFTPRRIRELEPRVTELTVGHLETMLERADSGTVDYVAEFAGKLPMDVISELMGVPQPDRDQVRAWADAVMHRDDGVTDVPPAAIEASLNLIVYYQEMVAQRRKKPTEDLTSALLGAEIDGDKLTDDEVLGFMFLMVIAGNETTTKLLANAAFWGHRNPDQLTPVYADLERVPLWVEETLRYDTSSQILARTVAVEFTIYDTTIPDGEIVLLLPGSAHRDERVFENPDDFVIGREIGSKLLSFGSGAHFCLGAHLARMEARVALTELFRRIRGYEVDEANAVRVHSSNVRGFAHLPITVETR, from the coding sequence ATGACCGTCCAGATCGACAAGCCGATCCTCGACCCGTACGACTACGACTTCCACGAGGATCCGTACCCGTACTACAAGCGGTTGCGGGACGAGGCACCGCTGTACCGCAACGAGGAACTCGGCTTCTGGGCGCTGTCCCGTCACCAGGACGTGGTCCAGGGCTTCCGCAACAGCACCGCGCTGTCGAATGCGTTCGGCGTCTCGCTGGACCCGGCCTCGCGCGGGCCGCACGCGTCGAAGACCATGTCGTTTCTGGCCATGGACGACCCCGACCATCTGCGGCTGCGGACCCTGGTGTCGAAGGGGTTCACCCCCAGGCGAATCCGCGAGCTCGAACCGCGGGTCACCGAGCTGACGGTCGGACACCTGGAGACCATGCTGGAGCGCGCCGACTCCGGCACCGTGGACTACGTCGCCGAGTTCGCCGGCAAGCTGCCGATGGACGTCATCTCCGAACTGATGGGCGTGCCGCAGCCGGACCGGGATCAGGTCCGCGCGTGGGCCGACGCGGTGATGCACCGCGACGACGGCGTCACCGATGTGCCCCCCGCCGCCATCGAGGCCTCGCTCAACCTGATCGTCTACTACCAGGAGATGGTCGCGCAGCGGCGCAAGAAGCCGACCGAGGATCTGACCTCCGCGTTGCTGGGCGCCGAGATCGACGGGGACAAGCTCACCGACGACGAGGTGCTGGGCTTCATGTTCCTGATGGTGATCGCCGGCAACGAGACCACCACCAAACTGCTTGCCAACGCGGCATTCTGGGGCCACCGCAACCCGGACCAGCTGACGCCGGTCTACGCGGACCTGGAACGCGTCCCGCTGTGGGTCGAGGAGACGCTGCGCTACGACACGTCGAGCCAGATCCTGGCCCGCACCGTCGCCGTCGAGTTCACCATCTATGACACCACGATCCCAGACGGCGAGATCGTGCTGCTGCTGCCCGGCTCCGCGCACCGCGACGAGCGGGTCTTCGAGAACCCCGACGACTTCGTCATCGGCCGCGAAATCGGCTCCAAACTCCTGAGTTTCGGGAGTGGCGCACACTTCTGCCTCGGCGCGCACCTGGCCCGGATGGAGGCCCGGGTGGCGCTGACCGAATTGTTCCGACGAATCCGCGGCTACGAGGTCGACGAGGCCAACGCCGTCCGCGTCCACTCCAGCAACGTTCGCGGATTCGCCCACCTTCCGATCACAGTGGAGACACGCTAA
- a CDS encoding TetR/AcrR family transcriptional regulator, with protein MLDASARSGENTRNRRQEETFRKVLAAGREMLQETSYADLTVRAVAKRAKVAPATAYTYFSSKNHLIAEVYLDLVQQVPYFTDVNDTLFTRVDKALRALALVVADDPAVAAACTTALMSGGDPAVLTVRDRIGAEIHRRIVSAMGPGADPRAVSALQMTFFGALVQAGSGAFTYQQTADRLTYVVRLILPAQGDR; from the coding sequence GTGTTAGACGCATCCGCGCGGTCGGGTGAGAACACCCGCAACCGTCGGCAGGAGGAGACCTTCCGCAAGGTCCTCGCCGCGGGCCGGGAGATGCTGCAGGAGACCTCGTACGCGGACCTGACCGTGCGCGCCGTCGCCAAGCGCGCCAAGGTCGCGCCGGCCACCGCCTACACCTACTTCTCCTCCAAGAACCACCTGATCGCCGAGGTCTACCTGGACCTGGTCCAGCAGGTGCCCTACTTCACCGACGTCAACGACACCCTGTTCACCCGGGTCGACAAGGCCCTGCGCGCCCTGGCACTGGTGGTCGCCGACGACCCGGCGGTCGCCGCGGCGTGCACCACGGCCCTGATGTCCGGGGGCGACCCGGCCGTGCTGACCGTGCGCGATCGCATCGGCGCCGAGATCCACCGCCGGATCGTCTCGGCCATGGGGCCGGGCGCCGACCCGCGCGCGGTCTCCGCGCTGCAGATGACGTTCTTCGGGGCGCTCGTCCAGGCCGGCAGCGGGGCCTTCACCTACCAGCAGACCGCCGATCGGCTCACCTACGTCGTGCGCCTGATCCTGCCAGCCCAAGGAGACCGATGA
- a CDS encoding aldehyde dehydrogenase: MALLADRNSQLLVDGKLVAGSAGTFTTVNPATEEVLGTAADADAADMGAAIEAARRAFDDTDWSRNTELRVRCLRQLRQAMQEHIEDLRELTIAEVGAPKMLTSGGQLEGPVDDLSFCADTAESYAWNTDLGHATPQGIPTNRTIAREAVGVVGAITPWNFPHQINLAKIGPALAAGNTLVLKPAPDTPWCAAVLGELITEHTDFPAGVINIVTSSDHAVGALLSKDPRVDMVSFTGSTATGRSVMTDAAATIKKVFLELGGKSAFLVLDDADLAGACSMAAFTAAMHAGQGCAITTRLVVPRASYDEAVEAAAATMAGLKPGDPTSKRTICGPVISARQRDRVQSYLDLAIEEGGRFACGGGRPADQPKGFFIEPTVIAGLDNDARVAREEIFGPVLTVIAHDGDDDAVRIANDSPYGLSGTVFSGDPERAAAVAARLRVGTVNVNGGVWYAADAPFGGYKQSGVGREMGVAGFEEYTEIKVIATMA; the protein is encoded by the coding sequence ATGGCGTTACTCGCCGACCGCAACAGCCAGCTACTCGTCGACGGCAAGCTGGTCGCCGGCAGCGCCGGGACGTTCACCACCGTCAACCCGGCCACCGAGGAGGTGCTCGGCACCGCGGCCGACGCCGACGCGGCGGACATGGGCGCCGCCATCGAGGCCGCCAGGCGCGCCTTCGACGACACCGACTGGTCCCGCAACACCGAGCTGCGGGTGCGCTGCCTGCGACAGTTGCGTCAGGCCATGCAAGAACACATCGAGGACCTGCGCGAGCTGACCATCGCCGAGGTCGGCGCGCCGAAGATGCTGACCTCCGGCGGCCAGCTCGAAGGGCCGGTCGACGACCTGAGTTTCTGCGCCGACACCGCCGAGTCCTACGCCTGGAACACCGATCTCGGACACGCGACGCCGCAGGGCATTCCGACCAACCGCACGATCGCACGCGAAGCCGTCGGGGTGGTCGGGGCCATCACGCCGTGGAACTTCCCGCATCAGATCAACCTCGCCAAGATCGGTCCGGCGCTGGCCGCGGGCAACACCCTGGTGCTCAAGCCCGCACCCGACACCCCCTGGTGCGCGGCGGTGCTCGGCGAGCTGATCACCGAACACACCGACTTCCCGGCCGGGGTGATCAACATCGTGACCTCCAGCGACCACGCGGTGGGCGCGCTGCTGTCGAAAGACCCTCGGGTGGACATGGTTTCGTTCACCGGGTCGACGGCAACGGGCCGGTCGGTGATGACCGACGCCGCTGCCACCATCAAGAAGGTCTTCCTCGAACTCGGCGGCAAATCGGCCTTCCTGGTGCTCGACGACGCCGACCTGGCCGGCGCGTGCTCGATGGCGGCGTTCACCGCCGCGATGCATGCCGGGCAGGGCTGCGCCATCACCACCCGGCTGGTGGTGCCGCGGGCGAGCTACGACGAGGCCGTCGAGGCCGCGGCGGCGACCATGGCGGGGCTCAAGCCCGGCGATCCCACCAGCAAACGCACCATCTGCGGGCCGGTGATCTCCGCGCGGCAGCGCGACCGGGTGCAGTCCTACCTGGACCTCGCGATCGAGGAGGGCGGCCGGTTCGCCTGCGGCGGTGGACGTCCCGCCGATCAGCCCAAGGGCTTCTTCATCGAACCGACCGTCATCGCCGGCCTGGACAACGACGCCCGGGTGGCGCGCGAGGAGATCTTCGGCCCGGTCCTGACCGTGATCGCCCACGACGGCGACGACGACGCCGTGCGGATTGCCAACGACTCGCCCTACGGCCTGTCCGGCACGGTGTTCTCGGGCGATCCGGAGCGCGCTGCCGCGGTGGCCGCCCGGCTGCGGGTGGGCACCGTCAACGTCAACGGCGGGGTCTGGTACGCAGCGGACGCCCCGTTCGGCGGGTACAAGCAGTCCGGGGTCGGCCGCGAGATGGGTGTGGCCGGATTCGAGGAATACACCGAGATCAAGGTGATCGCCACGATGGCTTAG
- a CDS encoding SDR family oxidoreductase, giving the protein MSRFDNKVGIVTGAGGGIGQAYAEALAREGAAVVVADINLEGAQKVADGIKGEGGTALALPVDVSDPASAKEMADRTLAEFGGIDYLVNNAAIFGGMKLDFLVTVDPEYYRKFMSVNLDGALWCTRAVYKKMAKRGGGAIVNQSSTAAWLYSNFYGLAKTGINGLTQQLSRELGGQNIRINAIAPGPIDTEANRTTTPQEIVADIVKGLPLSRMGTPEDLVGMCLFLLSEEASWITGQIFNVDGGQIIRS; this is encoded by the coding sequence GTGAGCAGATTCGACAACAAGGTCGGCATCGTCACCGGCGCCGGCGGCGGCATCGGGCAGGCCTACGCCGAGGCGCTGGCCCGCGAGGGTGCGGCGGTGGTGGTCGCCGACATCAATCTCGAGGGCGCCCAGAAGGTGGCCGACGGGATCAAGGGGGAGGGCGGCACGGCGCTGGCCCTGCCCGTCGACGTCTCCGACCCCGCCTCGGCCAAGGAGATGGCCGACCGCACACTGGCCGAGTTCGGCGGCATCGACTACCTGGTCAACAACGCCGCGATCTTCGGCGGCATGAAACTGGACTTCCTGGTCACCGTCGACCCGGAGTACTACCGCAAGTTCATGAGCGTCAACCTCGACGGGGCGCTGTGGTGCACGCGGGCGGTCTACAAGAAGATGGCCAAGCGCGGCGGCGGCGCGATCGTCAACCAGTCCTCCACGGCGGCCTGGTTGTACTCCAACTTCTACGGCCTGGCCAAGACCGGCATCAACGGGCTGACCCAGCAGCTGTCGCGGGAACTGGGCGGTCAGAACATCCGGATCAACGCGATTGCGCCCGGGCCCATCGACACCGAGGCCAACCGGACCACCACGCCGCAGGAGATCGTCGCCGACATCGTCAAGGGACTCCCGTTGTCGCGCATGGGCACTCCGGAGGACCTGGTCGGCATGTGCCTGTTCCTGCTCTCCGAGGAGGCGTCGTGGATCACCGGGCAGATCTTCAACGTCGACGGCGGACAGATCATCCGGTCATGA
- a CDS encoding NAD(P)-dependent oxidoreductase, protein MSSELKLGFIGLGNMGAPIAKRLLDWPGGLTVFDLRAEAMEPFVEAGATAAAAVTDVADADLISVVVLNDEQVRDVVGQLADRAKPGTVIAIHSTISDTTAAELAEQYTEIHVIDAPVSGGAGAAEKGEMATMVGAERSVYERIKPAFKQWASMVIHAGTPGAGTRMKLARNMLTFTSYAAACEAMKLAEQAGLDVQALGRVVRHTDALTGGPGAIMVRENMSDLGPDHWLYEAFTHTRGLGEKDLSLALGLGETLDVDLPLAEVAYKNLAAGLGVPHDAQAKE, encoded by the coding sequence ATGAGCAGCGAACTGAAACTGGGGTTCATCGGCCTCGGCAACATGGGGGCGCCGATCGCCAAGCGGTTGCTGGACTGGCCGGGCGGCCTGACCGTGTTCGACCTGCGCGCCGAGGCCATGGAGCCGTTCGTCGAGGCCGGCGCCACCGCGGCCGCGGCCGTGACCGACGTCGCCGACGCCGATCTGATCAGCGTCGTGGTCCTCAACGACGAGCAGGTCCGGGACGTGGTGGGGCAGTTGGCCGACCGGGCCAAGCCGGGCACCGTGATCGCGATCCACTCCACGATCAGCGACACCACCGCCGCCGAACTCGCCGAGCAATACACCGAGATCCACGTCATCGATGCCCCGGTCAGCGGCGGCGCGGGGGCGGCGGAGAAGGGCGAGATGGCGACCATGGTGGGTGCCGAACGCTCGGTGTACGAGCGGATCAAGCCGGCCTTCAAGCAGTGGGCCTCGATGGTCATCCATGCCGGCACGCCGGGGGCGGGCACCCGAATGAAGCTGGCGCGCAACATGTTGACCTTCACCTCGTACGCGGCGGCCTGCGAGGCGATGAAGCTCGCCGAACAGGCCGGGCTGGACGTCCAGGCGCTGGGCCGGGTGGTCCGCCACACCGATGCGCTCACCGGCGGACCGGGGGCGATCATGGTGCGCGAGAACATGTCCGACCTGGGCCCGGATCACTGGCTCTACGAAGCGTTCACCCACACCCGCGGGCTGGGGGAGAAGGACCTGAGCCTGGCGCTGGGGCTCGGTGAGACGCTCGACGTCGACCTGCCGCTGGCCGAGGTGGCGTACAAGAACCTGGCCGCCGGACTCGGCGTCCCACACGACGCGCAAGCGAAGGAGTGA
- a CDS encoding carboxymuconolactone decarboxylase family protein — MSTDDIRSRGLAKMNEVYGWEMPDIEGDPYFDLTVDHLFGDIWNRPGLTMREKRIMTLTAVTAVGRQDLAEIQVNAAMLNGELDHTELKEIAVFLTQYLGFPLGSGLNGTVDKVANNRRKAAERGEGEDKRANVNAAVKMSSGRTLDEQ, encoded by the coding sequence ATGAGCACCGACGACATCCGCAGCCGCGGGCTGGCGAAGATGAACGAGGTCTACGGCTGGGAGATGCCCGACATCGAGGGCGACCCCTACTTCGACCTGACCGTCGACCACCTGTTCGGCGACATCTGGAACCGCCCCGGCCTGACGATGCGCGAGAAGCGCATCATGACGCTGACCGCCGTCACGGCCGTCGGCCGCCAGGACCTCGCCGAGATCCAGGTCAACGCCGCGATGCTCAACGGCGAACTCGACCACACCGAACTCAAGGAGATCGCGGTCTTCCTGACCCAGTACCTCGGCTTCCCGCTGGGCTCGGGCCTCAACGGCACCGTGGACAAGGTGGCCAACAATCGGCGCAAGGCCGCCGAGCGCGGCGAGGGCGAGGACAAGCGGGCCAACGTCAACGCCGCGGTCAAGATGAGCAGCGGACGCACCCTCGACGAGCAGTGA
- the purD gene encoding phosphoribosylamine--glycine ligase, whose translation MHVLVIGSGAREHALLLALKRDPQVSGLSVAPGNAGTARIADQHDVDVSSADAVVALARKVGADLVVIGPEVPLVLGVADAVRAAGIACFGPGKDAARIEGSKAFAKDVMTAAGVRTATSEIVDNPGHLDAALGRFGPAVGQRAWVVKDDGLAAGKGVVVTDDRAAARAHAAGLLDDGHPVLLESFLDGPEVSLFCVVDGETVIPLLPAQDFKRVGDGDTGPNTGGMGAYAPLPWLPDEITRQIVDDVVKPVAAEMVRRGCPFSGLLYAGLAITSAGPAVVEFNCRFGDPETQSVLALLESPLGELLHAAATGTLDRVEPLRWRPGSAVTVVVAAENYPGRPRVGDVITGADADGVLHAGTARRDDGAVVSSGGRVLAVVGTGPDLTAARASAYATAGAVRLPGSHFRSDIGLRAERGEISV comes from the coding sequence GTGCACGTCCTCGTCATTGGTTCCGGTGCCCGCGAACACGCGCTGCTGCTGGCGCTCAAGCGTGATCCCCAGGTCAGCGGCCTTTCGGTAGCCCCCGGCAACGCCGGCACGGCGCGCATCGCCGATCAGCACGATGTGGACGTCAGTTCCGCCGACGCCGTCGTCGCGCTGGCCCGCAAGGTCGGCGCCGATCTGGTGGTCATCGGGCCCGAGGTGCCGCTGGTGCTCGGGGTCGCCGACGCCGTGCGCGCCGCGGGCATCGCCTGCTTCGGCCCCGGCAAGGACGCGGCCCGCATCGAGGGCTCCAAGGCCTTCGCCAAGGACGTCATGACGGCGGCGGGCGTGCGGACCGCGACCAGCGAGATCGTCGACAACCCGGGCCACCTGGACGCGGCCCTGGGCCGGTTCGGGCCGGCCGTCGGCCAGCGCGCCTGGGTGGTCAAGGACGACGGGCTGGCCGCCGGCAAGGGCGTCGTGGTCACCGACGACCGGGCCGCGGCGCGCGCGCACGCCGCGGGTCTGCTCGACGACGGCCACCCGGTGCTGCTCGAGTCGTTCCTCGACGGTCCGGAGGTGTCGCTGTTCTGCGTGGTCGACGGCGAGACCGTGATTCCCCTGCTCCCCGCCCAGGACTTCAAGCGCGTCGGCGACGGCGATACCGGCCCCAACACCGGCGGGATGGGCGCCTACGCCCCGCTGCCCTGGCTGCCCGACGAAATCACCCGGCAGATCGTCGACGACGTGGTCAAACCCGTTGCCGCCGAGATGGTCCGGCGCGGCTGCCCGTTCTCCGGCCTGCTGTACGCGGGATTGGCGATCACCTCGGCGGGCCCGGCGGTGGTGGAGTTCAACTGCCGGTTCGGCGACCCGGAGACCCAGTCGGTGCTCGCACTGCTCGAATCCCCGCTCGGCGAGCTGCTGCACGCCGCGGCCACCGGCACTCTCGACCGGGTCGAGCCGCTGCGGTGGCGTCCCGGTTCGGCGGTGACCGTCGTCGTCGCCGCCGAGAACTACCCGGGGCGGCCCCGGGTGGGTGACGTCATCACCGGCGCCGACGCCGACGGGGTCCTGCACGCCGGTACCGCACGCCGCGACGACGGCGCGGTGGTGTCCTCCGGGGGCCGGGTGCTCGCCGTTGTCGGCACCGGCCCCGATCTGACGGCGGCGCGCGCATCGGCCTACGCCACCGCCGGGGCGGTCCGGTTGCCGGGCAGTCACTTTCGTTCCGACATCGGCCTGCGCGCCGAGCGGGGCGAAATCTCGGTCTGA
- a CDS encoding SDR family NAD(P)-dependent oxidoreductase has product MAATTAARFAGKHAIVTGAGSGIGAALCRALVARGAHVLCTDVDGAAAERTATALGSQARSAQVDVTDAAAVQAAVDDVVARAGRLDLMFNNAGITWAADTELLTLEHWDSIIDVNIRGVVHGVAAAYPQMVRQGSGFIVNTASMAGLAAAGQITSYVMSKHAVVGLSLALRSEAAAHHIGVLAICPAAVETPILDKGLITGINGREFYRMGQRSKDFYDPDRLARDTLRAIERNRAVLVAPRKAYAGWLLARLAPGVMQRMSIRFVARQRAAQATSISAEG; this is encoded by the coding sequence GTGGCTGCAACCACCGCCGCGCGGTTTGCCGGTAAGCACGCGATCGTCACCGGCGCCGGTTCGGGGATCGGTGCCGCGCTGTGCCGGGCCCTGGTCGCGCGCGGGGCGCACGTCCTGTGCACTGACGTGGACGGCGCGGCCGCCGAGCGCACCGCGACCGCGCTGGGATCGCAGGCGCGCTCGGCGCAGGTCGATGTCACCGATGCGGCCGCGGTACAGGCCGCTGTCGACGACGTCGTGGCGCGGGCGGGTCGACTGGATCTGATGTTCAACAACGCCGGCATCACCTGGGCGGCCGACACCGAACTGCTCACCCTCGAGCACTGGGACTCGATCATCGACGTCAACATCCGCGGCGTCGTGCACGGGGTCGCGGCGGCCTACCCGCAGATGGTCCGACAAGGCAGCGGATTCATTGTCAACACCGCCTCGATGGCGGGCCTGGCGGCCGCCGGTCAGATCACCAGCTACGTGATGAGCAAACACGCGGTGGTCGGGCTGTCCCTGGCGTTGCGCTCGGAGGCGGCCGCGCACCACATCGGGGTGTTGGCGATCTGCCCGGCCGCGGTGGAGACACCGATCCTGGACAAGGGCTTGATCACCGGCATCAACGGCCGCGAGTTCTACCGAATGGGTCAGCGCAGCAAGGACTTCTACGATCCCGACCGGCTGGCCCGCGACACGCTGCGCGCCATCGAACGCAACCGCGCCGTGCTGGTCGCTCCCCGCAAGGCGTATGCGGGCTGGTTGTTGGCCCGCCTCGCGCCGGGGGTCATGCAGCGCATGTCGATTCGCTTTGTGGCCCGCCAACGTGCGGCGCAGGCCACGTCCATCAGTGCAGAAGGGTGA
- a CDS encoding phosphotransferase family protein, with the protein MTVPVAIPRFPDEVTPQWLTGVLSSAAGTQVGGAQVSAIGTGQTGATYRVEVNYTANPAGLPETFVIKLPTTDDTVRDRVALGYRSECAFYQSVADRVSVPIPQCFHCEISEDAADYALLLTDQAPAVQGDQIAGCSVEEARLAATAIAGLHAPTWAEQEWLTFPGLAMTLNDDASKKGLGDIAVMSADITVEKLGDKLSEQDRATFLEAMGLVTPWLQNDFGRFTLIHGDYRLDNLLFHPDGSAVWVVDWQTLGVGLPSRDLAYFTGTSLEPATRAEIERDLVGAYHAALVEEGVVGYDLETCWQDYRYGALQVLLISALGFAFAVGTDRGDDMVATMLRRGCAAIRELDTIALIKQTAGL; encoded by the coding sequence ATGACCGTGCCAGTGGCGATTCCCCGCTTTCCCGACGAGGTCACGCCGCAATGGCTGACCGGGGTGCTGTCGTCGGCGGCCGGCACGCAGGTCGGTGGCGCGCAGGTCAGCGCCATCGGGACCGGGCAGACCGGGGCCACCTACCGGGTGGAGGTGAACTACACCGCCAACCCGGCCGGGCTGCCGGAGACGTTCGTCATCAAACTGCCCACCACCGACGACACCGTCCGGGACCGGGTGGCGCTGGGCTACCGCAGCGAATGCGCGTTCTATCAGTCGGTGGCCGACCGGGTCAGCGTCCCGATCCCGCAGTGCTTCCACTGCGAGATCTCCGAGGATGCCGCCGATTACGCGTTGCTGCTCACCGATCAGGCCCCCGCCGTGCAGGGCGATCAGATCGCCGGATGTTCCGTCGAGGAGGCCCGGCTGGCCGCGACCGCCATCGCCGGGTTACACGCGCCGACGTGGGCCGAGCAGGAGTGGCTGACCTTCCCCGGTCTGGCCATGACCCTGAACGACGACGCGTCCAAGAAGGGCCTGGGCGACATCGCGGTGATGAGCGCCGACATCACGGTCGAGAAGCTGGGTGACAAGCTCAGCGAGCAGGACCGGGCTACCTTCCTCGAGGCGATGGGCCTGGTGACGCCCTGGCTGCAGAACGACTTCGGCCGCTTCACCCTCATCCACGGCGACTACCGGCTGGACAACCTGCTGTTCCATCCCGACGGGAGCGCGGTGTGGGTGGTCGACTGGCAGACGCTCGGGGTCGGGCTGCCGTCCCGCGACCTGGCCTACTTCACCGGCACCAGCCTGGAGCCGGCCACGCGCGCCGAGATCGAACGCGACCTGGTCGGTGCCTACCATGCGGCGCTGGTGGAGGAGGGGGTCGTCGGCTACGACCTCGAGACCTGCTGGCAGGACTACCGTTACGGGGCTCTGCAGGTGTTGCTGATCTCGGCGCTGGGTTTCGCCTTCGCCGTCGGCACCGACCGCGGCGACGACATGGTGGCCACCATGCTGCGGCGCGGCTGCGCGGCGATCCGCGAGTTGGACACCATCGCGCTGATCAAGCAGACCGCCGGGCTCTGA
- a CDS encoding flavin-containing monooxygenase, translating into MQNSSPRTAIIGAGISGLTAGKMLKDYGVPYTTFETSDRIGGNWAFGNPNGRSSAYRSLHIDTSKHRLSFKDFPIPEHYPSFPHHSDIKRYLDDYADAFGLLDNIEFGNGVVHARLADDRWEIEDQAGAVREFDLLVVGNGHHWDARFPDFPGEFTGESIHSHHYIDPDTPLPLTGKRILVVGIGNSAADITVELSSKALQNSVTLSTRSSAWIVPKYLAGQPGDKFFRTTPYLPLSWQRKAAQWFAPVVGADPTKYGLPPANHKLFEAHPTQSVELPLRLGSGDVTPKPNVTLLDGRTVHFEDGTRDEFDVIVYATGYNITFPFFDPEFISAPDNQIRLYKRMFKPGIDNLVFIGFAQSIPTLFPFVECQSRLLAAYAVGRYALPSVGEMERVIDTDQQLHAGHCTDRPRHTQQVDYFYYEHDIRARELPAGLRRARVHQTVG; encoded by the coding sequence GTGCAGAACTCGTCACCCCGCACCGCCATCATCGGTGCGGGCATCAGCGGTCTGACCGCGGGCAAGATGCTGAAGGACTACGGGGTCCCGTACACCACGTTCGAGACCTCCGACCGGATCGGCGGGAACTGGGCGTTCGGCAATCCCAATGGACGCAGCAGCGCCTACCGATCGCTGCACATCGACACCTCGAAACATCGCCTGTCGTTCAAGGACTTTCCGATCCCCGAGCACTACCCGTCCTTCCCGCACCACTCGGACATCAAGCGCTATCTCGACGACTACGCCGACGCGTTCGGTCTACTCGACAACATCGAATTCGGCAACGGCGTGGTGCACGCGCGACTGGCCGATGACCGCTGGGAGATCGAGGACCAAGCCGGCGCGGTTCGCGAGTTCGACCTGCTCGTGGTCGGCAACGGCCACCACTGGGACGCGCGGTTCCCGGACTTCCCCGGCGAGTTCACCGGCGAGTCGATCCACTCCCACCATTACATCGACCCGGACACCCCGCTGCCGCTGACCGGCAAGCGGATCCTGGTGGTGGGGATCGGCAACAGCGCCGCGGACATCACCGTCGAACTCTCGTCGAAGGCGCTGCAGAACTCGGTGACCCTGTCCACCCGTTCCAGCGCCTGGATCGTGCCGAAATACCTTGCCGGACAACCGGGCGACAAGTTCTTCCGCACCACGCCTTACCTGCCGCTGTCCTGGCAGCGCAAGGCCGCGCAGTGGTTCGCCCCCGTCGTCGGCGCCGACCCGACCAAGTACGGGCTGCCGCCGGCCAACCACAAACTCTTCGAAGCACACCCCACCCAGTCGGTGGAACTGCCGCTGCGGCTGGGCTCCGGAGATGTGACCCCGAAACCCAACGTGACCCTGCTGGACGGTCGGACTGTGCACTTCGAGGACGGCACCCGCGACGAGTTCGACGTGATCGTCTACGCCACCGGCTACAACATCACCTTCCCGTTCTTCGATCCGGAGTTCATCAGCGCACCGGATAACCAGATCCGGCTCTACAAGCGGATGTTCAAGCCGGGCATCGACAACCTGGTGTTCATCGGATTCGCGCAGTCCATCCCCACGCTGTTCCCGTTCGTCGAGTGCCAGTCGCGGTTGCTGGCGGCCTACGCGGTGGGTCGCTACGCGCTGCCGTCGGTCGGCGAGATGGAGCGCGTGATCGACACCGACCAACAGTTGCACGCCGGACACTGCACGGACCGCCCGCGGCACACCCAGCAGGTCGACTACTTCTACTACGAACACGACATCCGCGCCCGGGAGTTGCCCGCCGGCCTGCGCCGCGCGCGGGTGCACCAGACGGTGGGATAG